CAGACTGCTCCTGCCCGGCTGCTACGTGCAGCCAGTACCAGCAGCAGCGCCAGTAACCCGGAGGCCAGATAAGCAATGGGAATATGAGTGACCGAGTGGTCATACATACGGCCGATGGGTATCGCCACCAGCACCGCAGTCCAGCTGGAAATGGACGACATCAGCGACGAGCCGATACCCGCCACGCGGCCAAGGTACTGCATGCCCATGGCATTGATATTGCCAAACAGCATGCCGTGGCAGAAGAACAGCAGGAAGCAGCAGCTCATGAACATCCATAACGGAGGGATGCCCTGGTAATACCAGGTCAGCAACAGGAACGCAGAACCCACCACCAGAATGCCGCTCAGCGCGCACAGCGTGAGGCGCTGCATGCCTAAGCGCATCACCAGACGACCATTCACCATCGACGCCAAACCAGCGCCCAGTGCCAGAATGGCGAAATACAGCGGGAATCGGGCACCGGCCTGATAGAGATCCTGAAACATGGACTGGGTGGTCGAAACATACGACAGCAAGGTGCCGAAAATCAGCCCGGCCGTCAGGGTGTAGGCCATCACTTTTGGATGACTGATAATCAGCCGCGCCGACTGATAGAGATTGCGCAGGGAAATGGGAATACGGTGCTCAGGCAGTAAGGTTTCAGGCTGACGGATGCCCATCCAGGTGACCGCCAGCACCGCTGCCACCAGATAGACCAGAAAGATCGAACGCCACTCACCAAACAGCAGGATGAACTGCCCTACCGCCGGAGCAATCATCGGTGTCAG
This genomic interval from Pokkaliibacter sp. MBI-7 contains the following:
- a CDS encoding multidrug effflux MFS transporter, which encodes MNQRPPVTPALRLPEFVALFAVMMSLTAMSIDAMLPALPAIGHSLGVEDSKDTQLIISLFILGMGCGEIFFGPLSDAIGRKKAIYIGIGIYCVGAVLALTATSIEQLLLGRIVQGIGVSGPKIASRALIRDQFEGNAMARIMSFIMMVFILTPMIAPAVGQFILLFGEWRSIFLVYLVAAVLAVTWMGIRQPETLLPEHRIPISLRNLYQSARLIISHPKVMAYTLTAGLIFGTLLSYVSTTQSMFQDLYQAGARFPLYFAILALGAGLASMVNGRLVMRLGMQRLTLCALSGILVVGSAFLLLTWYYQGIPPLWMFMSCCFLLFFCHGMLFGNINAMGMQYLGRVAGIGSSLMSSISSWTAVLVAIPIGRMYDHSVTHIPIAYLASGLLALLLVLAARSSRAGAV